A DNA window from Arachis duranensis cultivar V14167 chromosome 3, aradu.V14167.gnm2.J7QH, whole genome shotgun sequence contains the following coding sequences:
- the LOC107481688 gene encoding small RNA 2'-O-methyltransferase: protein METKEFTGVAPKKAIVTPKTIIHQKFGTKACYTVEEVKESDENDCPGLSIPQKRPCVYRCSLQLPELLVVSGIFKKKKDAEQSAAELAIQKLGIRVDTDDPTPEEAWDSIVARINYLFSENFLSSLHPLSGHIGAILQRKGDLCGSLPVSVLAVYDAKLGSLCKYIDPEVESNPFLVMSYIIKATTKLSGFIATAEQHPWIRKQSPYPEDTVDSLLKQDGLQEPIQVAAVRIPSSEEKYVEAVTLHISSKEYYLNIIANELGLEDASNVLISRNLGKASSETRLFFAAPKSYILDPSSKLPNGKDGLRLDGPSNLRASYLSGHDIAGDAILASIGYTWKCRDLFYEDVAVQSYYRMLIGKTPGGIYKLSREALLASELPSRFTTRVNWRVSFPRDILCNFCRQHRLSEPLFSIISPASKEPTESCGSNLKVADLGRDVIGCVNGAPTTSRPMQSDTEMFQCEVKLLSRCENLIIKCFPKDCFKKQNDAIQNASLKLLVWLNNNFNNTIVPFEPLYETADIFGIQIFSENFFREISHYHSIQNCQQLNQSLGINSSCTTPVKGVCLLKIEGPDSGVCPCNGSLSCISYSVSLVVEGENIKKVIEVTNNFEFEVGVGAVISYVEEVVMQMSVGQSAYFTTSIFTSDLIFASASDSVEMQSLLSSKGCCLEYEINLTKVAEPLEERMEQALFNPSLSKQRVEFAVRHIIESHATTLIDFGCGSGSLLEALLKYQTSLEKIVGVDISPKGLTRAAKVLHSKLVTNSDSGVQLTSIKSLILYEGSITKFGSRLQGFDIGTCLEVIEHMDEDEACLFGDVALSYFCPRILIVSTPNYEYNVVLQRSNLAAQEQYEESGEKTLLQSCKFRNHDHKFEWTREQFGKWASGLAAQHNYNVEISGVGGSADIEPGFASQIAVFKREWSLEDGFKDADMDHQYNKIWEWVCNRKNE from the exons ATGGAGACCAAAGAATTTACTGGTGTTGCACCGAAGAAGGCAATTGTTACGCCTAAAACTATAATACACCAAAAATTTGGCACTAAGGCTTGCTACACTGTAGAGGAAGTTAAGGAGTCTGATGAAAATGATTGTCCGGGATTAAGTATACCACAGAAAAGACCCTGCGTTTATCGTTGCTCCTTGCAACTTCCAGAACTTCTTGTGGTGTCAGGGATCTTTAAGAAAAAGAAGGATGCAGAGCAATCTGCAGCAGAGTTGGCCATACAGAAG CTTGGCATCCGTGTTGATACCGATGACCCCACTCCAGAAGAAGCATGGGACAGCATTGTTGCTCGAATTAACTATTTGTTTTCAGAAAAT TTTCTTTCATCTCTCCACCCGCTCAGTGGTCACATTGGAGCAATTTTACAGAGGAAAGGTGATCTTTGTGGATCACTTCCTGTTTCTGTCCTTGCTGTCTATGATGCAAAGCTTGGTAGCTTGTGTAAATATATTGATCCTGAGGTGGAGTCAAATCCATTTTTGGTTATGTCATACATAATCAAGGCCACTACAAAGTTATCTGGATTTATTGCTACTGCTGAACAACATCCCTGGATTAGAAAGCAAAGTCCATATCCTGAAGATACTGTAGATTCATTATTGAAACAAGACGGTTTGCAAGAACCCATTCAGGTTGCTGCTGTACGCATTCCTAGTTCAGAGGAAAAATATGTTGAAGCAGTGACTCTTCATATTTCCTCAAAAGAGTACTATCTTAATATAATTGCAAATGAACTTGGTCTTGAAGATGCCTCCAATGTTTTGATTTCAAG GAATTTGGGTAAAGCTTCTTCCGAGACAAGGCTGTTCTTTGCTGCTCCAAAATCTTATATACTGGATCCATCTTCTAAATTGCCAAATGGAAAAGACGGCCTTCGTCTTGATGGACCTTCAAATTTAAGGGCAAGTTACTTGTCTGGTCATGATATAGCTGGTGATGCAATATTAGCATCTATTGGATATACGTGGAAATGTAGAGATCTTTTCTATGAAGATGTAGCAGTTCAGTCATATTACAG GATGCTTATAGGGAAGACCCCAGGTGGGATTTATAAACTATCCAGAGAGGCTTTGCTCGCATCAGAGTTACCTTCAAGGTTCACCACAAGGGTAAATTGGAGGGTTTCGTTTCCCAGGGATATACTTTGTAATTTTTGCCGTCAGCACCGTCTATCTGAACCTCTATTCTCCATTATAAGCCCTGCTTCAAAAGAACCAACTGAATCGTGTGGATCAAATTTGAAAGTTGCAGACCTGGGCAGAGATGTGATTGGATGTGTCAATGGGGCCCCTACAACTTCAAGACCAATGCAATCAGATACAGAGATGTTTCAGTGTGAAGTAAAATTACTTTCTAGGTGTGAGAATTTGATAATTAAGTGTTTCCCAAAGGATTGTTTTAAAAAGCAGAATGATGCCATTCAGAATGCTTCATTGAAACTTCTAGTGTGGCTgaacaataattttaataatacaaTTGTTCCATTTGAACCACTTTATGAGACTGCTGACATCTTCGGCATCCAGATTTTTTCTGAGAACTTTTTCAGAGAGATTTCACACtatcattcaattcaaaattgtcAGCAGCTTAATCAATCACTGGGTATAAATTCATCATGTACCACGCCAGTAAAAGGAGTGTGCTTGTTAAAGATTGAAGGTCCAGACTCTGGTGTCTGTCCATGCAATGGATCTTTATCTTGTATAAGTTACTCAGTTTCTTTGGTTGTGGAGGGTGAGaatattaaaaaagttattgaagtcacaaacaactttgagtttgAGGTGGGAGTTGGTGCTGTAATTTCCTATGTGGAGGAGGTTGTGATGCAGATGTCTGTTGGTCAGTCTGCTTACTTCACTACAAGCATATTCACTTCTGATTTGATTTTTGCTTCAGCAAGTGATTCAGTCGAAATGCAGTCCTTGTTATCTTCTA AAGGCTGCTGCTtagaatatgaaataaatttGACCAAGGTAGCAGAGCCTTTGGAGGAAAGGATGGAACAGGCTCTTTTTAACCCTTCACTTTCAAAGCAACGGGTGGAATTTGCAGTTCGACACATTATAGAATCCCATGCTACTACTTTG ATTGATTTTGGATGTGGATCTGGAAGCTTGTTGGAAGCATTGTTGAAGTATCAAACTTCTTTGGAGAAAATTGTCGGTGTTGATATTTCACCGAAGGGTCTGACCCGTGCTGCAAAG GTACTTCATTCGaagttggtcacaaactcagACAGTGGTGTGCAGTTGACTAGTATCAAATCATTAATTCTCTATGAAGGTTCAAttacaaaatttggttccaggTTGCAAGGATTTGATATTGGCACTTGTTTGGAG GTGATAGAGCATATGGATGAAGATGAAGCATGCCTATTCGGGGATGTGGCATTGAGTTATTTTTGTCCAAGGATTCTCATTGTTTCTACGCCAAATTATGAGTACAATGTGGTGCTCCAGAGATCCAATCTGGCAGCCCAAGAGCAATATGAGGAATCGGGTGAGAAAACCCTGTTACAATCATGTAAATTTCGCAACCATGACCACAAATTTGAGTGGACCAGAGAACAGTTCGGAAAATGGGCATCCGGCTTGGCTGCACAGCACAATTACAATGTGGAGATCAGTGGAGTTGGTGGTTCTGCTGATATTGAACCTGGTTTTGCTTCCCAAATTGCAGTCTTTAAAAGGGAATGGAGTCTTGAAGATGGCTTCAAGGATGCTGATATGGATCACCAGTATAATAAAATATGGGAATGGGTATGCAATAGGAAGAACGAATAA
- the LOC107481683 gene encoding histidinol dehydrogenase, chloroplastic, translated as MKSYRLSELSDSELQGLKARPRIDFSSVFSVVNPIVDDVRTRGDAAVKEYTLKFEKAKLDKVVEIVSELPDPVLDGAVKEAFDVAYNNIYAFHAAQKTPERIVENMKGVQCKRVARSINSVGLYVPGGTAVLPSTALMLSVPAHIAGCKTIVLATPPSQDGTICKEVLYCAKKAGVTHILKAGGAQAIAAMAWGTETCPKVEKIFGPGNQYVTAAKMILQNSEAMVAIDMPAGPSEVLVIADKHAIPRHVAADLLSQAEHGPDSQVVLVIAGEGVNVNGVEEELNKQCRSLPRGEFAAKALTHSFIVYARDVLESINFSNLYAPEHLIVNVEDAEKWEGFIENAGSVFLGPWSPESVGDYASGTNHVLPTYGYARMYGGVSLDSFLKYITVQSLTEEGLRKLGPYVATMAEVEGLDAHKRAVTLRLEDIEARFQVST; from the exons ATGAAGTCGTATAGGTTGTCGGAGCTGAGTGATTCTGAGCTTCAAGGTCTCAAAGCTCGCCCTCGTATCGATTTCTCTTCTGTTTTCTCTGTG GTAAACCCCATTGTTGATGACGTTCGCACAAGAGGCGATGCTGCTGTTAAAGA GTATACTTTGAAATTTGAGAAGGCTAAATTGGATAAGGTAGTTGAAATTGTGTCGGAGCTGCCTGATCCAGTG CTTGATGGAGCTGTTAAGGAAGCTTTTGATGTGGCCTACAACAATATATATGCATTCCATGCTGCTCAGAAGACACCTGAGAGAATTGTTGAGAACATGAAA GGAGTTCAATGCAAGCGAGTTGCAAGAAGTATTAATTCTGTGGGTCTTTATGTTCCAGGAGGAACTGCTGTATTACCATCAACAGCTTTGATGCTTTCTGTT CCTGCACATATTGCTGGATGTAAAACTATTGTTCTTGCAACTCCTCCATCTCAGGATGGCACTATATGCAAG GAGGTACTGTATTGCGCCAAGAAAGCTGGGGTAACTCATATCCTCAAAGCTGGAGGAGCTCAG GCTATAGCTGCCATGGCTTGGGGAACTGAAACTTGTCCCAAG GTTGAGAAAATTTTTGGCCCTGGAAATCAATACGTCACAGCTGCAAAAATGATACTTCAA AACAGTGAAGCCATGGTTGCAATTGACATGCCAGCTGGTCCATCAGAAGTTTTGGTCATTGCGGATAAGCATGCGATTCCTCGTCATGTTGCTGCTGATCTACTTTCCCAG GCTGAACATGGCCCTGATAGTCAAGTAGTTCTTGTGATTGCTGGTGAAGGTGTGAATGTGAATGGCGTAGAGGAAGAACTCAACAAGCAGTGCCGGAGTCTTCCAAGAGGAGAGTTTGCTGCTAAAGCCCTCACCCACAGTTTTATAGTTTATGCACGTGATGTGCTCGAG TCAATAAATTTCTCAAACCTATATGCACCAGAACATCTAATTGTCAATGTGGAGGATGCAGAGAAGTGGGAGGGTTTTATTGAGAATGCAG GTTCTGTCTTCTTAGGGCCGTGGTCACCAGAGAGTGTTGGTGACTATGCAAGCGGGACAAACCATGTGCTTCCTACTTATGGATATGCAAGGATGTACGGTGGTGTTTCATTGGATTCTTTCCTCAAGTACATTACAGTGCAATCTCTAACAGAGGAAGGCTTGAGAAAACTTGGGCCTTATGTGGCAACCATGGCTGAAGTTGAAGGTCTGGATGCTCACAAGCGAGCAGTTACCCTAAGGCTTGAAGACATAGAAGCAAGGTTTCAAGTTTCAACTTGA